The sequence ACTCACAAAAGAATCCACAGTGGTGAAAAACCATACGCATGTGATGTTTGTGGAAAGTGTTTCAATTGGAGAAATGAATGTAACGCCCATAGCAGAATCCATACTGGGGAACGACCATtcaaatgtgatgtgtgtggaaaATCATATATTCGCAAAGGAGAACTGAAAACCCATCGAACAATTCACGCAGACGGACAGCCACATACATGCAGTGTTTGTGGAAAAGTTTTCAAGCAGAAAGGAGGTTTGactaaacataaaataatccatactggtgaaaaaccatacaaatgtgatgtgtgtgagAAATCATTCCCTCGGAAAAGAGAGTTACTTGACCATGGTAAACGCCACACTGGTGATAAACCATACACATGTGATGTATGTGGAAAAGCATTCTGTTTGAAAAAATGCCTGAAGCGTCATCGAATACTACATGAAAACCCATACAAATGTGATACATGTGGAAAATTGTTCACAGGTAGTACATATCTTAACATCCACGAAAGAATTCATTctggtgaaaagccatataaatgtgatgtttgTGGAAAAACCTTTAGTCAGAAATCAAGTTTGAACGAACATACAAGAATCCATACCGGAGAAAAACCacacaaatgtaatatatgtggAAAATCATTCACTCGGAAAGGTGACCTTACAAGCCATGAAACAATCCACACCATTGAAAAGCCATATACATGTGATATTTGTGGTAAAGCGTTTCATGGAAAAGAGAATCTTGCCAAACATACAAAAACGCACTCAGGTGAACGgtacaaatgtgatgtgtgtgggaAATCATTCACTTCAAAAAGATCCATTCAAATCCATGGAACACTTCACACTGATGAAAAACCATATGCATGTGATGTTTGTGAAAAGACTTTTAGTCATAAACACTATTTGCGCCAACATAGCAAAATCCATACTGGTGAACGACCttacaaatgtgatgtgtgtggaaaATCTTTCACCCAAAGAGGAGGCCTAAAGGATCATAGCAAACtccatactggtgaaaagccCTATATATGTGACATTTGCGGAAAAGCATTCAATCAAAGTGGAAACATGGCTACCCATAGAAAAAGACATAGTAATTGACAATTTGGGAAATGTGAGTGATGCATTTGGAAGACAGGCCTAGAGACACAATCCAACTTGAAACTATTATTTGCCAAGACACCAATGTTATTGCTGTGATCCTTTTAGCTACCCTGAATTTGAAAATACCCTAAAATAGTGAGCGACCAgacaaatgtgatatttgtcCATTACTATGTCAATATATATTGACAGGCTCATGTTCTACCGAGAGATGGCGCTATTTAGTTTCCCAAACTGTCATATGTATTTGGAATTCCATGTCATGTAATGAAGCAGTCCGATTGTAGATTCCGGTACCAAGAAGTGCGGACTTCAGTGTGGAATATCGGGAGTTTACGGTTGGAACGGATATGCTAAATGGACCAAGACCGATTGCATCACTTGAATCAGGCTTGAGACCcatataaacaaacataaaaagTAATGACAAAAAATCAATAGCGAATATTTCGCAATGCTTACACTGGAGAGAatcacagtacatacattaataaaCACACTGTACAGAACCATTGTTACCGTCTGCTACTCTCTTAGCAAATTTAAAGTTGTAGACACTTTTCTGGACTAGTTCAACAACAGACAACACTGAATAAGGGACAAAGTTAGAACTTGTACTACACCACGTGGACAGATTAAGAAGTCTAATTATTGAACGCAACTCGAACTTTGTGATGTTTTCAACTTAAAATTACAACACaaatgacaaaacaaattaGAACAAATAGGAGATAAGATATATCCATCATATCAAACGCAACTCTCGATagatactacagctaaaatgatgttggtttggtgtttttTGAGTTTTCAGAAAACGTTTTACTAAAATATTACCCCCAAAATCATAACAGACAAATAGAAGATACTATATTTCCATCAGAACAAACGCAGCTCTACTCGATagatactacagctaaaataatattggttggtgttttactcatgggaTGTTGTTAACCCAAAGATAGACATGTTtgaactctagactaacaataacagagacacaataatcACAGCAgcatcctttgcccaatcacattgaacagtgataagcattgctattctttcacattgcagtaaaaacaggcttataatgaaaacagtaatggacttgatgattttaagagtttgaattgtttattttataactgAAAATCAAGATATCAATTTGACTATTTCTACACCCCATTGTGTACTGCACATATGTAATTGATGTTTGCATTAGAAGTTTTCTGAGTGTACTTGtgtttaaaaatgtcatgttagaTGAGTGAAAAACTAAACGAacgtcattttagctgtattttaGTTACAGGCATAAGTTTCATTTAATGTTAAATACAGTCAGCGAGACAGTAGTTTTACACTAAAACTGCCGATGCAGTCTTCATACTCAAAAACAAGAATGAGGATATGTGAAGGTAAATGTTTAAAATAGATATTTCAAACTTTGAGAATGAGATATTTAGCAAAGCTTTtaacatgaaatgaataaatgtcAGAAAGTATCAGAATAGCTGATTTATGAAACTGAACATTGCAAAGCTTTAACACGAATATCATTAtcccatttttagcacaactgaactgaggtttagtagtgctatagggatcgcccggcgtctgtgtgtgtgtgtgtgtgtgagtgtgtgtgtgtgtgtgtgtgtgtgtgtgtgtgtgtgtgtgtgtgtgtgtgtgtgtaaacaacttaaagtcaaaaaccgctgaaccgattgccatgatatttggtgggtccattaccttgggcgtctagttggaaaattgttcaaatcaaaatgatcgcatcacaggtgtgtgatttttggtcaaaaaaacttaaactcagaaactactgggaaGATTGGTGCAacatttggtgggaatattgagcagattgggctgacatttaatgggaatgcatctagggatgtatggatggagaaatattaagcatacattgattccatgagtgatatgcaaattcggtgtaaaaatgttcatttttggtcaaaaacttatatctcaaaaagtacgtggtcactgagtctgaaacttggtgagatgtttctgaaagtgttattctgcagatttctTTCACAACATATTgagaaaattggccctagcgaccatgaccacgcccttagcaacaaccaaatggcagtatattttggttaaataacagcatcatctggtaggcaaatgagtaaacattcaaaactgtatgtaaataccctagcaaccatgaccacgcccatagtaacagccaaacggttgtgtatttcacaaagataacaacagggataagtagacaattgaataaacaatcaaaaaatgtatgtacatttgcctagtaacaagaccacaccatagcaacaaccaaataatcacatatattgcaaagataacaggaatagaaagacaaatgaattaacattcaaaaatgtatgcaaatgtgcctagcaacaagaccacgcccatagcaacagccaaatgatcatatgtattgcaaagataacaacagggactcatacacaagtgaacaaaaacatttaaaattgtatgcaaatatataaaataacatgagcacgcccatagcaacagccaaatgatagcatatatcataaagatagcaacatggttgaataggcaactggatagtcattcaacaaatgaacacttcttgttagcatggactaccatatggatgatcatttaaaaaaaactgtacagttgtgctacaacgccattggtggtatttttaagaTTGTCTCTGTTTGGGTAGATCTAATAGAAAGTTTACTTGCATTGATTGCATTCTTTTATACTGAGTGAAAatgatttgaaacattttgttcATATAATAATTGGATTTCGAGTGGTTAAATATTAGGACCCATGTAGCTTTCTTCCACATCGATGTATATGATGAAATGTTATGATGATGCTGCAGATAATAAAAGGAAATTCTGTTTGAAGTAATGTGTCAATTAGGAATAAATAGCGCTTATGAACAAACACGCGATTACACGGATTTTAAAGAGAAGGTACAGCTTGACGGGTTTTGAACTCGTTACACATGTTCAGTAACATAAATACACTTTTGATTCATAGTTTTTTATAGGTTCGGCACACTAAGGTATTAATAATCCTTGTACATTAAATGTGcaaaaaacacacatacaagGAAAAAACCAGGGAAATTTGTTTGGAGATtacagtatatattttgttgaaatttcaaaCAGCAttgtgtgtaattatacagtaaacGTTCTGATGtgaaatgaaaaatgttacATGGAAATCGAAGTTGTcctggtgtttcactcattggacatGATTTATTTTTCACATGAACAAGGACACGTTTCAACACTAAAATTAAGTGACACGACAGACACAACAGGATCCCTAACCCAAACCACAAGTGATAAGCATGGCTATTCTTGTGCAGTGTAGTAGAAACAGACTTCTGCTTAAAGAAAAGATTACTCCTgaatttgatgattttaatgacgTCAGTAGTTTTCTTCAGATAATTAACATGGGTATTTGTCTTCTTCTCCATCCCAACTGTGTAAGGCAACTGTAAATTATTCATAGGGCATTTGAAGTTGTTTGAACATATGTGTAAAGTGTGATGTCACATGAGGGAAACGCCAAGGCGACTTGAATTTCCATGTAATATCCCTTTACAGCCCTCACTTAATTTGGTTCATTTCCGATTTATAGTCAGCCTTatagaagaaaataaatatcgatctgctgacaaaatagTTGAAATATTATAATGCCATGAATTTGCTATAGGGCACATTTGACTCGTCTAAAAATGTGATGTCCTGACATCACCCTGCACTAACTTCAATGATTTCGTATAGTACATATTTACAGATTGCATGTTAGcacatgtaattttttttgtgaTAAATTGATAACTTGTGATGTTGGTATGCATATACATGGTTTTATTCACATGAGTGTTGGTCTGCATAAGGCAGAAACAACACACACGTCTATTCATACCATTTATAAATAACCACATGGTATTGTTCATGTTAACAAATAGTTCGATATTATGATAGAATGACGGATGGCTTGAAAGGTATATTGACCACTCGATACACTATTTTATAGCTCTGGGGattttacaattacaaatacataaatgtagAACGGAAATAATTTTTATGAACAAGCATATACTTGTATATGTGTACCATACAAGTGAATTATGTTGACACAGATATGGTTgcaaatataaaacatacagACCAGGCCTAATTCAATACATTCGATTTTAATGTCATAATATCTTTTTATGTATTTAGAAAACGTATTTGACCTCATCATTTCCACTGGTGTTTAAAGCTGTTCTAGATGTAACCCAGTCTTATTATTGTTTCTGAAAAACTGTTAAAAGTACCTATAATTAGACGTTGGATGTGTTAATTAGAGGTGAACGAAGAAATactattgggaataacatctaattgtagtatatattttactgtacaAGTACACGAACACGTTTTACCCccatgtgattcaatactgttcagggtgtacacaATCACGAGCCAATATCTAAAAACTAAACAATTGTGTGCCATATGTGTTTTTATTATGCAGTGCACTGATTATTCCCCATACGCGTTTGATTGATTAGTTGCTGATGCATGCAAATCTGATAACAAATGTGTGTTTATTGTATTTAGATAATATTCCCCAAAATATTTCCTCGTTCTGCCAAGGAAAacacaagtgacctaaggggtctttgcaCTAGGAGTcgtagacaagtagtgacaacgcTTAGGGCTCgagtattttcctgctgaatgaagaactacattggagaataacatactAGCGCCAGTAACATCAAAGAGaaatctggggggggggggggtaataatggcaattttcgaacacaacagaaccagtgacgtagacacacgttgttgtGACAAAGAcgtgcgttgtcgtgacgtagaacgatcGACCTgaaatatattctatatttttgttcaacttgactcGTGTATGGTACAATAGAAATTGTACTTCATAGCAATGCGTGTGCCATGAAATAATAATGACTTGTGTGAGATCTATTTTGGCTGACCTGATTATGCTCTCTTCACTTATGATCACCCAGTTCCTATTTTCGCCAATATTAACATGCTGATGATTGGTATGGACCCCAAAATTAATTTGAGTCGATATATTGCACCGTACTCTGTGTACTATTACACACATATGTTTACCCACGTGGTTTCAATACTTTGCATGGTCTACGATAGTCAAAAGTGTTTCAAAGAACAATTCAGCTACAGCTAAGtttactataataatttgtattgcCAGTTTCTGTTTAATGTCGATGCGAGGTTGTCAAGGATGTCAATAAGGGTATTGTTTCGTCTCTCAGCATAgtaaaattctcaacaaaaacGTAATGTAATTTGTTCATATATTCTCTACACATAGTATGATTCTGCATCTTATCCACAAGTTTGAATGTCACCCTTTTTCGCCAATCATTGACAACACTTGTTGAATTATTTCTGATTGTGCTGAAACCACCATgttgattttcatttgattgtgTATGCCCATCTATCCATTGATAAACCTCGCTGTCTATATCGATTCCAACATGAGAGTACATGGTGTCAGCATACTCGCGTGGATGGTATGCAATATCTTCGAAACGTAAAATCTTAAAATTGTCTTTCCAAGCCTGTGAACTGTTAGCtgtgaataaaatataattcCGTAACATCTGTTCACAGTAGTGTATCAGTGTATCCGTAAGATGCTCATTCAAGTCACCAGCGTCCCATACTTTGTTAGACTCTCGGGTATTTTCGATCCAATTTGAATAATACATAGGTATAAAAGATGACATCATAGCTCTTGGGTCTCGGACAACATTGATAACTTTCAAGTTTACTGTAGGACTTTCCATTAATGGTATCAGATC comes from Glandiceps talaboti chromosome 11, keGlaTala1.1, whole genome shotgun sequence and encodes:
- the LOC144442119 gene encoding carbohydrate sulfotransferase 1-like, with product MGNTRNVRKLSTNILIIAGARTGSSFVGGFFQSNPTVFYLFEPLESFKDIVKTPEMSVVGVDLLAKIYDCNFSEYAQQWDEYFKWLSPIRLSQTMTKCTPLITRRQAVGRCCQKTQHRAAKTIRLLDVRDLIPLMESPTVNLKVINVVRDPRAMMSSFIPMYYSNWIENTRESNKVWDAGDLNEHLTDTLIHYCEQMLRNYILFTANSSQAWKDNFKILRFEDIAYHPREYADTMYSHVGIDIDSEVYQWIDGHTQSNENQHGGFSTIRNNSTSVVNDWRKRVTFKLVDKMQNHTMCREYMNKLHYVFVENFTMLRDETIPLLTSLTTSHRH